A genomic region of Pyrus communis chromosome 14, drPyrComm1.1, whole genome shotgun sequence contains the following coding sequences:
- the LOC137716003 gene encoding uncharacterized protein codes for MDGSELGGGFLSGPSGGILDLESPVPRRQEMQLGHQLLGHQHHMNVMGGVAGDRHPIGLVEVKGSIPKVGSIIGKGKAVDSFNANNAYNLSDEDEQNYTDDESIEGAKGKKGCPWQRMKWTDNVVRLVIDVVACVGDDGSVEGSEGLKRKSGILQKKGKWKTVSKIMISKGCHVSPQQCEDKFNDLNKRYKRLNDILGRGTSCRVVENPALMDAMPHLSAKVKDDVRKILSSKHLFYKEMCAYHNGQRIPDCQDLDPHGYSLPLGRCSKDNNGSAEEEAEENHDSEDDELDNEDDNDADNDRERMRRMGERKRVREEDGHLWPQYVLLDSFQVEMGEIFQDPTKSLWERRDWIKKQKQQLQEQRVSFQAEALEIEKQRYKWLRYCSKKDRELERLRLENERMKLENERRVLQLRQKELEIDLRRSEASLEPSSLGLGRDHIDLGRH; via the coding sequence ATGGATGGTTCAGAGTTGGGAGGTGGGTTTTTGTCTGGTCCTAGTGGGGGGATACTAGATCTTGAATCGCCGGTTCCTAGACGCCAAGAGATGCAGTTGGGTCATCAATTGTTAGGACATCAACATCACATGAATGTGATGGGGGGCGTTGCAGGCGATCGCCATCCCATTGGGCTTGTGGAAGTGAAAGGGTCAATCCCAAAAGTTGGTTCGATTATTGGCAAAGGGAAGGCTGTTGATTCATTTAATGCCAATAACGCTTACAACTTAAGTGATGAAGATGAACAAAATTATACAGATGATGAGAGCATTGAAGGTGCCAAGGGAAAAAAGGGATGTCCGTGGCAGCGAATGAAGTGGACTGATAATGTGGTCAGGCTTGTTATAGATGTTGTTGCTTGCGTGGGTGATGATGGTTCTGTTGAAGGCAGTGAGGGGCTTAAGAGGAAATCTGGGATATTACAGAAGAAGGGTAAGTGGAAGACTGTGTCGAAAATAATGATTAGTAAAGGTTGTCATGTCTCTCCTCAGCAGTGTGAAGACAAGTTTAATGACTTGAACAAAAGGTATAAGAGGTTGAACGATATTCTCGGGAGAGGAACTAGTTGTAGAGTGGTAGAGAACCCTGCTCTTATGGATGCAATGCCCCACCTCTCTGCCAAGGTGAAGGATGACGTTAGGAAGATACTGAGCTCAAAACACTTGTTTTATAAAGAAATGTGTGCTTATCATAATGGACAGAGGATACCTGACTGCCAAGATCTCGATCCCCATGGTTATTCTCTACCTCTTGGGAGGTGCTCTAAAGACAATAATGGATCCGCAGAAGAAGAAGCTGAAGAAAACCATGATAGTGAAGATGATGAATTAGACAATGAAGATGATAATGATGCCGATAACGATAGGGAGAGAATGCGAAGAATGGGTGAGAGGAAGAGGGTTAGGGAAGAAGATGGCCATTTGTGGCCGCAATATGTTCTTCTCGATAGTTTTCAAGTTGAAATGGGTGAGATTTTTCAAGACCCAACGAAGTCTTTATGGGAGCGAAGAGATTGGATCAAGAAACAGAAGCAGCAACTCCAAGAGCAAAGAGTCAGCTTCCAGGCTGAAGCTTTGGAGATTGAGAAGCAGAGGTATAAATGGCTAAGATATTGTAGCAAGAAAGACAGGGAACTGGAGAGGTTGAGACTAGAGAATGAGAGAATGAAATTAGAGAACGAGAGAAGGGTGCTGCAATTGAGACAGAAGGAACTGGAAATAGATTTGAGGAGGTCAGAAGCTTCCTTAGAGCCTTCCTCGCTTGGGTTAGGAAGAGACCATATTGATTTGGGAAGGCACTAA